A genomic stretch from Photobacterium atrarenae includes:
- the priC gene encoding primosomal replication protein PriC encodes MPDLNRFTAILEQLAVEAAKIDRQRGEASRPLFDEQLFFCRSKLLTPCVNEVRSEINALQREHKAGKLLPSRTQHICEKVIAQIQAIQRELATQQIRRREPKPRYKQRRPIHELYQDLAQHQDWERRLAAMQRDKEALIGQCRTLAEQQKLQKEVLALEGRLSRCRTALAKIEQEISARERKG; translated from the coding sequence ATGCCTGATTTAAACCGTTTTACAGCCATTCTTGAACAACTTGCGGTTGAAGCAGCCAAGATCGACCGCCAGCGGGGAGAAGCCTCTCGTCCCTTATTCGATGAGCAGCTATTTTTCTGCCGCAGTAAACTATTGACTCCCTGTGTCAATGAAGTTCGCAGCGAAATCAACGCCCTGCAACGCGAGCACAAGGCAGGAAAGCTGCTCCCGAGCCGCACCCAGCACATTTGCGAAAAAGTGATCGCCCAAATCCAGGCCATACAGCGCGAACTGGCCACCCAGCAAATTCGCCGGCGCGAACCGAAACCCCGGTACAAACAGCGACGCCCGATCCACGAGCTGTACCAGGATCTGGCCCAGCATCAGGATTGGGAGCGCCGTCTGGCGGCCATGCAGCGCGATAAAGAAGCCCTGATCGGCCAATGCCGTACGCTGGCGGAGCAACAGAAACTGCAAAAAGAAGTGCTGGCACTGGAAGGCAGGCTGTCGCGCTGCCGAACTGCACTGGCGAAAATTGAGCAAGAAATCAGCGCCCGGGAGCGCAAAGGATAA
- a CDS encoding histone deacetylase family protein → MLPLVYHPIYSALELPANHRYPISKYRRLYQHLDALNILQRDDIQLHQPSPIQPDELKGLHHPDYIDALVNNTLPAAKMRRIGFPWSEQLIARTMMSTAGTRLTVELAHRHGIGIHLSGGYHHAHHDFGSGFCLVNDLAFAAKHALTLDGIDKVMVIDCDVHHGDGTATLLAADDDIITFSVHCDKNFPARKPDSDIDLALPRETCGTEYLAAFSGVLQLALAQHQPDLILYDAGVDIHQHDELGYFNVSLDEIYQRDHLVLRLCHEQMIPVAAVVGGGYRQDHQALVAPHSQLLHAAMDIFLGYQVNAVSSITSEEK, encoded by the coding sequence ATGCTACCTTTGGTCTATCACCCGATTTATTCGGCACTGGAGCTGCCGGCCAATCACCGCTATCCGATCAGCAAGTATCGCCGGCTCTACCAGCATCTGGATGCGCTCAATATCCTGCAGCGAGACGATATCCAGCTCCACCAACCGAGTCCAATCCAGCCCGATGAGCTGAAAGGGTTACACCATCCGGATTATATCGACGCTCTGGTCAACAATACCCTGCCAGCCGCCAAAATGCGCCGGATTGGTTTTCCCTGGAGTGAGCAGCTGATCGCGCGGACGATGATGTCCACAGCCGGTACCCGTCTCACTGTCGAGCTTGCCCATCGACACGGGATCGGTATTCACCTCAGCGGCGGCTATCACCATGCCCACCATGATTTCGGCAGCGGCTTTTGCCTGGTCAATGATCTGGCTTTTGCAGCCAAACATGCCCTGACTCTGGATGGCATCGATAAGGTCATGGTTATTGACTGTGACGTTCACCACGGTGATGGCACGGCGACTTTGCTGGCAGCAGATGACGATATCATCACGTTCTCGGTACACTGTGATAAAAACTTCCCGGCCCGCAAACCCGACTCCGATATCGATCTGGCCCTGCCACGGGAGACCTGCGGCACCGAATACCTGGCCGCATTCAGTGGCGTACTCCAGCTGGCCCTGGCTCAGCACCAGCCAGATCTGATCCTTTATGATGCCGGTGTGGATATCCATCAGCATGATGAGCTGGGTTATTTCAATGTTTCCCTGGACGAGATTTATCAACGGGATCACCTGGTGCTCCGCTTGTGCCATGAGCAAATGATCCCCGTTGCCGCAGTAGTCGGCGGTGGCTACCGCCAGGATCATCAGGCACTCGTCGCGCCGCATAGTCAGCTATTACATGCAGCAATGGATATATTTCTTGGCTACCAAGTCAATGCTGTTTCATCCATCACTTCAGAAGAGAAATAA
- the rsmS gene encoding pleiotropic regulatory protein RsmS: MTGQNNTQPSLEDAPEDIKLAVDLIYLLETNNIEPDVAISALEIVLQDMKKKSHSRS, translated from the coding sequence ATGACAGGACAAAACAATACACAGCCTTCCCTGGAAGATGCCCCAGAGGATATTAAACTAGCCGTCGACTTAATTTATTTACTGGAAACAAATAACATTGAACCGGACGTTGCCATCTCGGCACTTGAAATCGTATTGCAGGATATGAAGAAAAAAAGTCATTCGCGCTCGTGA